Part of the Triticum urartu cultivar G1812 chromosome 2, Tu2.1, whole genome shotgun sequence genome, acacaagtgagttgtggacgatacaagtcatactgcctaccagcatgtcatactttggttcggcggtattgttggacgagacgacccggaccaacattacgcgtacgcttacgcgagaccggttctcccgacgtgctttgcacacaggtggcttgcgggcgactgtctctccaactatagttgaaccaagtatggctatgcccggtccttgcgaaggttaaaacggagtctatttgacaaactatcgttgtggttttgatgcgtaggtgagattggttcttacttaagcccgtagcagccacgtaaaacttgcaacaacaaagtagaggacgtctaacttgtttttgcagggcatgttgtgatgtgatatggtcaagacatgatgctgaattttaatgtatgagatgatcatgttttgtaaccgagttatcggcaactggcaggagccatatggttgtcgctttattgtatgcaatgcaatcgcgatgtaatgctttactttattactaaacggtagtgatagtcgtggaagcataagattggcgagacgacaacgatgctacgatggagatcaaggtgtcgcgccggtgacgatggtggtcatgacggtgcttcggagatggagatcacaagcacaagatgatgatggccatatcatatcacttatattgattgcatgtgatgtttatatttttatgcatcttatcttgctttgattgacggtagcattataagatgatctctcactaaattatcaagaagtgttctccctgagtatgcaccgttgcgaaagttcttcgtgctgagacaccacgtgatgatcgggtgtgataggctctacgttcaaatacaacgggtgcaaaacagttgcacacgcggaatactcaggttatacttgacgagccaagcatatacagatatggcctcggaacacggagaccgaaaggtcgagcgtgaatcatatagtagatatgatcaacataatgatgttcaccaatgaaactactccatctcacgtgatgatcggacatggtttagttgatttggatcacgtgatcacttagaagattagagggatgtctatctaagtgggagttcttaagtaatatgattaattgaacttaaatttatcatgaacttagtcctggtagtattagcatatctatgttgtagatcaatagctcgcgttgttgctttcatatgtttattttgatatcttcctagagaaaattgtgttgaaaaatgttagtagcaataatgcggattggatccgtgatctgaggtttatcctcattgctgcatagaggaattatgtccttgatgcaccgctaggtgacagacctattgcaggagcagatacagacgttatgaacatttgactagctcaatatgatgactacttgatagtttaagtgcaccatgcttaacggcttagaatcgggacttcaaagacgttttgaacgtcatggatcatatgagatgttccaggagttgaagttaatatttcaagcaaatacccgagttgagagatatgaaatctccaacaagttctatagctaaaagatggaggagaatcgctcaactagtgagcatgtgctcagattgtctgggtactacaatcgcttgaatcaagtgggagttaatcttccagataagatagtgattgacagaattctctagtcaccatcaccaagttagtagaacttcgtgatgaactataatatgcaagggataacggaaacaactcccaagctcttcgtgatgctgaaatcaacgaaggtagaaatcaagaaaaaccatcaagtgttgatggttgacaagatcactagtttcaagaaaagggcagagggaagaagggaaacttcaagaagaacagcaagcaagttgctgctcaagtgaagaagcccaagtctggtcctaagcctgagactaagtgcttctactgcaaagggactggtcactggaagcggatctaccccaagtgattggcggataaagaggatggcaaagtgaacataagtatatttgatatacatgttattgatgtgtactttactagtgtttatagcaaaccctcagtatttgatactagttcagttgctaagattagtaactcgaaacgggagttgcaaaataaacagagactagttaagggtgaagtgacgatgtgtgttggaagtggttccaagattgatatgatcatcatcgcacactccctataatttcgggattagtgttgaacctaaataagtgttatttggtgtttgcgttgagcatgaatatgatttgatcatgtttattgtaatacggttattcatttaagtaagagaataaattgttgttctgtttacatgaataaaaccttatatggttacacacccaatgaaaatagttcgttggatctcgatcatagtgatacacataatcataatattgaaaccaaaagattcaaagttaataatgatagtgcaacttatttgtagcactgccgtttaggtcatattggtgtaaagcgcatgaagaaactccatgctgatgggattttggaatcacttgattatgaatcacttgatgcttgcgaaccatgccttatgagcaagatgactaaaacgctgttcttcggaacaatggagcgagcaacagatttgttggaaatcatacatactgatgtatgtggtccgatgaatattgaggctcgcgacaggtatcattattttctgatcttcacagatgatttgagcagatatgagtatatctacttgatgaaacacaagtctgaaacatttgaaaagttcaaagaatttcagagtgaagtggagaatcatcgtaacaagaaaataaaattttctacgatatgatcgcagaggtaaaatatttgagttacgagtttggccttcagtcaaaaacaatgtgaaatagtttcactactcacgtcacctggaacaccacagtgtaatggtgtgtccgaacgtcataaccgtactttattggatatagtgcaatctatgatgtctcttaccgatctaccactatcattttgggggttatgcattggagacagttgcattcacgttaaatagggcaccatctaaatccgttgagacgacaccgtatgaactatggtttggcaagaaacctaagctgtcgtttcttaaagtttgggattgtgatgcttatatgaaaaaagGTTTCAttctgataagctcaaacccaaatcggagaaatatgtcttcataggatacccaaaggagactgttgggtacaccttctatcacaaatccgaaggcaagacttttattgctaaattcggagtttttctagagaaggagtttctctcgaaagaagtgagtgggaggaaagtagaacttgacgaggtaactgtacctgctcccttattggaaagtagttcatcatagaaatctgttcctgtgactactacaccaattagtgaggaagctaatgatgatgatcatgtaacttcagatcaagttactaccaaatctcgtaggtaaaccagagtaagatccgcaccagagtggtacggtaatcttgttctggaagtcatgttactagaccatgacgaacttgcgaactatgaagcgatgatgagcccagattccgcgaaatggtttgaggccatgaaatctgagatatgatccatgtatgagaacaaagtatggactttgatggatttgcccgatcatcggcaagccatagaaaataaatcgatcttcaagaggaagacggatgctgatagtagtgttactatctacaaagctagaattgtcgcaaaaggttttcgacaagttcaaggtgttgaatacgatgagagtttctcactcgcatctatacttaagtctgtccgaatcatgttagcaattaccgcattttatgaaatctggcaaatggataaacaaaactgcattccttaatagatttactaaagaagagttgtatacgatgcaactagaaggttttgtcgatcctaaaggtgttaactaaatatgcaagctctagcgatccatctatggactggtgcaagaatctcggagttggaatatatgctttgataagttgatcaaagcatatagttttatacagacttgcggtgaagcctgtatttacaagaaagtgagtgggagcactacaacatttctgataagtatatgtgaatgacatattgttgatcggaaataatgtagaattattctgtaaagcataaaaggagtgtttgaaaggagtttttcaaagaaatacttcggtgaagctgcttacatattgagcttcaagatctatagagatagatcaagacgcttgataagtttttttttcaatgagtacataccttgacaagattttgaagtagttcaaaatggaacagtcaaagaaaaagttcttgcctgtgttacaaggtgtgaagttgagtaaagactcaaagcccgaccacggcagaaaatagaaagagaatgaaagtcattccctatgcctcagtcataggttctataaagtatgccatgctgtataccagatttattgtatgccctaccactgagtttggcaagggagtaagatagtgatctaggagtagatcactggacagcggtcaaaattatccttagtggaataaggatatatttctcgattatggaagtgaaaaaaaagggttcgtcgtaaagggttacgccgatgcaagttttgacactaatctagatgactctaagtctcggtctagatacatattgaaagtgggagcaattagctagagtagctccatgcagagcattgttgacatagaaatttgcaaaatacacgcagatctgaatgtggcagacccgttgactaagattctctcacaagcaaaacatgatcacaccttagtactccttggttgttaatcacatagcgatgtgaactatattactgaatctagtaaaccctttgggtgttggtcacatgacgatatgaactatgggtgttaatcacatgatgatgtgaactatcgatgttaatcacataatgatgcgatctagattattgactctagagcaagtgggagactgaaggaaatatgccctagaggcaataataaagttattatttatttccttataatcatgataaatgtttattattcatgctagaattgtattaactggaaacataatacatgtgtgaatatatagacaaacaaagtgtcactagtatgcctctacttgactagttcgttaatcaaagatggttatgtttcctgaccatgaacaatgagttgttatttgattaacgaggtcacatcattagttgaatgatctgattgacatgacccattccattagcttagcacccgatcgtttagtatgttgctattgctttcttcatgacttatacatattcctataactatgagattatgcaactcccgtttaccggaggaacactttgggtactaccaaacgtcacaacgtaactgggtgattataaaggagtactacaggtgtctccaatggtacatgttgggttggcgtatttcgagattaggNNNNNNNNNNNNNNNNNNNNNNNNNNNNNNNNNNNNNNNNNNNNNNNNNNNNNNNNNNNNNNNNNNNNNNNNNNNNNNNNNNNNNNNNNNNNNNNNNNNNNNNNNNNNNNNNNNNNNNNNNNNNNNNNNNNNNNNNNNNNNNNNNNNNNNNNNNNNNNNNNNNNNNNNNNNNNNNNNNNNNNNNNNNNNNNNNNNNNNNNNNNNNNNNNNNNNNNNNNNNNNNNNNNNNNNNNNNNNNNNNNNNNNNNNNNNNNNNNNNNNNNNNNNNNNNNNNNNNNNNNNNNNNNNNNNNNNNNNNNNNNNNNNNNNNNNNNNNNNNNNNNNNNNNNNNNNNNNNNNNNNNNNNNNNNNNNNNNNNNNNNNNNNNNNNNNNNNNNNNNNNNNNNNNNNNNNNNNNNNNNNNNNNNNNNNNNNNNNNNNNNNNNNNNNNNNNNNNNNNNNNNNNNNNNNNNNNNNNNNNNNNNNNNNNNNNNNNNNNNNNNNNNNNNNNNNNNNNNNNNNNNNNNNNNNNNNNNNNNNNNNNNNNNNNNNNNNNNNNNNNNNNNNNNNNNNNNNNNNNNNNNNNNNNNNNNNNNNNNNNNNNNNNNNNNNNNNNNNNNNNNNNNNNNNNNNNNNNNNNNNNNNNNNNNNNNNNNNNNNNNNNNNNNNNNNNNNNNNNNNNNNNNNNNNNNNNNNNNNNNNNNNNNNNNNNNNNNNNNNNNNNNNNNNNNNNNNNNNNNNNNNNNNNNNNNNNNNNNNNNNNNNNNNNNNNNNNNNNNNNNNNNNNNNNNNNNNNNNNNNNNNNNNNNNNNNNNNNNNNNNNNNNNNNNNNNNNNNNNNNNNNNNNNNNNNNNNNNNNNNNNNNNNNNNNNNNNNNNNNNNNNNNNNNNNNNNNNNNNNNNNNNNNNNNNNNNNNNNNNNNNNNNNNNNNNNNNNNNNNNNNNNNNNNNNNNNNNNNNNNNNNNNNNNNNNNNNNNNNNNNNNNNNNNNNNNNNNNNNNNNNNNNNNNNNNNNNNNNNNNNNNNNNNNNNNNNNNNNNNNNNNNNNNNNNNNNNNNNNNNNNNNNNNNNNNNNNNNNNNNNNNNNNNNNNNNNNNNNNNNNNNNNNNNNNNNNNNNNNNNNNNNNNNNNNNNNNNNNNNNNNNNNNNNNNNNNNNNNNNTTTCCAAGTCTCAGGTTAGTATCACAGATATACTGATGCTATTCACTTTTAACTTACTTTTGACCCTCATGTTGAAACTAGTTATAACTTTTTTAGGCTGAGCAGCGGAAAGGAAGGACAGGCCGAACCTGTGATGGACAGATTTTTCGCTTGGTAACAGAGCCATTTTACAACGCTTTTCCTGATCATGAAAGCCCTGCCATTTCAATGTTATCCTTGAGAGACCAAGCACTCATGATATGTTGTGCAGATTCCATAGCTATGAATGACGACCCCACTGGTAATTCTTTCTCTGCAATTCCACTAATCTTGCTTGATGTTTCTGTGCTCGGATTATAACAGTAAAATGAACCGCCTTTGCATCACTGTGATTCACACAGCCAAGGAATAGTGAACTATAGGAGCAGTTCTCAAATTCTTTGACATTGATGCACCCACCTCACTTGTACCTATCTTAAGAGTTCAGTATCATCTTTTTTTTTCAAGTTTTAAAAATAACTTAGTCATTGAATTAAGAATTCCTGTTTTGATTCTCATTATGTTTACTACTCGTATTTAAATATTTTACCAGTGTCCCTAAGTGCGTATTTTTTTAACACCTTGTACATCCTTTGATATATAGATGGGGAGTGCTAAATTCTGTAAAATTTGTTACGTATATTTTCGAGAAAACGTAATGCTTGCATCTCGATAAATTGGATAGTTATAAAGTGTATTTACAAGCCCGAGTGAGTGAGGTTACAATAGTGTGCAAAGAAAATTAATGGAAATTTGTTACTGAAGTTAAAAGAAACACCAAATACTTCTCTGTACAAGTTAGTAAGATCTTAAAAACCTTAGTACATGCATTTGAAAACAAAACATATTTGGGTATGTGGGATCATTCATTACTATACACTGTCACTCTTCTTCGTATATATCTATATTAAGGTAATATTCTCACTAACAGTCACTTGTTGGCAGTGCTGCTGCAAAAAATTCTCAATCCACCGGAATCCAGTGTTATTAAAGATGCACTAGATACTCTTGTTCAAATTGATGCATTTCAGCCAGCATTCCCTGGAGGGTATCATCCCAGATTTTATGGCTATTTGCTCGATAGTTTGCCGTTATCATTTCATGCTTCTGTTCTTACCCTGAAATTTGGTGAGATGGGGTATCTCCATGAAGGAATCCTGATAGGCATTATGTTGGACATTCAACCACTTCCTGCACTGCAACCTTTTGGTGATCAAGCATTGGTATGTTCTAGTTACTTCAAATGACATGCTTGTATCCCCGTGTTCTTTTAGTTATGTATCCTACTTTCTGTTTTACAGCGCAAGAAGATTAGAGATGATTATTTTGATGAACGTACCTTCCAAAAAATTGGCAAGAAGGAAGCTACACTAATCGCAAATCTCCGGGCATATCAGTTTTGGCAGCGTATGTTTAAGGTACATCTTGTCTTATCTGTAATAAAATACCATGTGCATATATGTCTTGGACATTTTTGGGAGTTGGTTATTTTTAAATTTGTAATCTTAACTTTCAAGTCCTTTTTAGTAACAATTACACGCTCATTCTGTTTTTGTACCATCTTTTTCTGGTAATACCTTTTCTAATACTCCCTcaattcctaaatatttgtctttttagagatttcaaatggactaccatatacggatgtatatagacatattttagagtgtagattcactcattttgctccgtatgtagtcacttgttgaaatctctagaaagacaaatatttaggaacggagggagtagatgacTATTTCTAGGATACTATATCATGGCCCTTAAGTGAATATTATTATTGATGAAAAAATGTATATATTTTTATTTGGATTCTGTTAACACTATTTATTTTTCACCAAAGTTACATATTCTAATTTTTTTCAGGATAAGTTTCGTCTGGAGTACCTGACAAATGTCTCCAAGAACCAAGAATCAAATGCATGTGAGATCTTGAAAGTTGAACAAGAATGGTGTAGATTACACAATCTCGTGCTTAAAGCACTTAACAACATCTCCAAAATTTGTATGTCCTTTAACTTGCGATAAAAAGTTTCTGAAGTGTATTTTGATTGCACAATTTGCATCTATTGATGTGTGTCAGGTACTCTAGCATTATCATGGTTTTCCACTAAAAGTTTGAAAATGTGTACATAAGATGGTGGAAAGTGTTGCCTGCTGTAGCCTACTGTGTTATACATCAGCTTTTTGTGTTGCAATAAAAAATTAAAATATACATAGTTGGTGTGAGGACCTACTCATAGAAGTGCAAATATCAAAATAATTTTCCAAGAATACAATATATGGACATTTCCTGGTAACTCACTCTTTTGAACAGATGATGATATTATGAGCACACTGCACCGGTTTAGGCCTCAATTTCTTCTGGAAATCAATCCTCCAAAGTACCTTCAGACCTCTGAATTCCACCATGAATGTCGTGATACTGAATTGCCGGAGCCAGATCATATGACTTCACTCCCGTTGGAAACTGACAATTCTCACTTAGATTCACAGAGGTGTGCTGCAATCCCTTATATTTCTGCAACTGATTTTGGAGCCACTGACATTGTTAATACCCTCATGAAGGTTACTGAAAAGGTGTGTTGTATTATATCAATTGTATGCATTGTCAAGTTACCTGTATATATGACATAAAGTAGTATAAATATAATGCTTCTTGATTGGTTCACAGATGAAGATAGAACTTGCAGAGACGTGTGTGGACTACCATGATGGATCTAGTGAAACATACAGAGGACCTCTTAACAATTTATCCAATGCCTCAAAACGAGCATGCAAGTTCTTCCTCACATTAAAGGTGAACTGTTGCATTCTTTCATGCTATTATCACCTGCCCTTTTTTCCCAGCGCGTCATTTGCAGGATATATACGTTATTTGGTTATTTTTCTATGTGTTGAGTAAGATCTTGATGAAGGATTGCCCTAATTTCATATCTTAAATTGTAGTAACCACAATTTATGCGACATAGTACATCATCTTATAGCCAGCCGGATGCAGACCAACTGAACTCCAAACCTACATCCTCAATATTCTACTGCAACTACTTGATACACTTTTCCCTGCCTCAGCGAAGGActtttttttttcgaaaagggggggCTCCCctgcctctgcatcagaacgatgcatacggccatcttattaaaCAAAAAAAGGCAAAAGTGCCAGTCTCCAGCTAAACCAAAAGGAAAAAGAGAAATGCAGCTCACACAGAGCTCCAGACGGCTAGATATACAAACTAGCCCAAAAAGGatgccacaaccggctggctaaCAATAGATAGCGAAGGACTTAACATATTCTTTCATTGTAATATTAAATGTAACTCATTGATGACACTAGGAATAAAATGGTTGTAACAGGTCAAATGACATTGACAGCAGTGATACTGTGCCAACATGCATTTCATTAAAGTTATATCTAACTAATACTAACTGAGAACTGAGCAGTAGCCTGACTGGAGTCTGAATCCCGTCAGGAATGAATTTCCGGTATCTCGCCTGGGTGGGCTCTCTCTTAATATATTGTCCATGGCGGTCCTCGCCCATTGTATCTCACTTTTTATATCTACCTAACTGCATGTATATGTTAACTTGGTATTTTGACAACTCGATGGGTATGAATTAACATTTTTGCTTTTGATATGCCGTTCCTTTGATCAGGGTTGTAGAAATGGCGACTCTTGTCCATTTGCACACAATCTTGGCTCTTTGAGCTCTTCATCTGTTACTTCTAAAATGAATCCAGAAGATCCACCATGGCCGCAGGCTGACATAGGTTGGAGGAAGTTAGTGACTGGAGGTGAAAATGGTCACATTCTTGTCGTGAATGACAGAACTCTGAagttttcctctcaacttcataaCATGGTTGACATTACACCTGATCTGCATTTGGCTGAGCGTAATTTAGTTGCAAACAATCTCAGAATAGTCCAGAATGTCGCTGATCCTTCTCATCTAACTATTGGAGATGAACATGAACTACCAGTTCCTTGGACGAGACTAAAGCGAATTATTTTGGTAGATGATTATGATTCT contains:
- the LOC125534453 gene encoding zinc finger CCCH domain-containing protein 4-like, encoding MLSLRDQALMICCADSIAMNDDPTVLLQKILNPPESSVIKDALDTLVQIDAFQPAFPGGYHPRFYGYLLDSLPLSFHASVLTLKFGEMGYLHEGILIGIMLDIQPLPALQPFGDQALRKKIRDDYFDERTFQKIGKKEATLIANLRAYQFWQRMFKDKFRLEYLTNVSKNQESNACEILKVEQEWCRLHNLVLKALNNISKIYDDIMSTLHRFRPQFLLEINPPKYLQTSEFHHECRDTELPEPDHMTSLPLETDNSHLDSQRCAAIPYISATDFGATDIVNTLMKVTEKMKIELAETCVDYHDGSSETYRGPLNNLSNASKRACKFFLTLKGCRNGDSCPFAHNLGSLSSSSVTSKMNPEDPPWPQADIGWRKLVTGGENGHILVVNDRTLKFSSQLHNMVDITPDLHLAERNLVANNLRIVQNVADPSHLTIGDEHELPVPWTRLKRIILVDDYDSGETLNHQVLQKFFENIAIKILSGPLSSVQIILIMSNTKFVKIQVEKLARECFFILGESFLLNVAPLKWSPIMGIRQLDGQVAGRVAYVFNMHPPSGAGIRRGDFATQQSAKSSAES